GTAAAGGAATCTATTATAAACTAAGTTTCAGACGTATAGAAGTCAAAGATCATTGCAATAAACTAGTACGTCATATAGATGAGTTAAATCAAGCGTATTATTCCGAACGTAATAATTACTGTAATTACATACGTTATtgtttatatgaaaaaataagagaaattCATACTAACAAATCTGCAAAGATTGCTGATGTACATGTGATGATTTCTGTTTCCATAATTTTGGTGAGATATATTAGTTttgcttttaaaatattgtatttATTGATTTTCTCTTTCCTTGATGTTTTgtctcttccctttttgagcATTTATGCATGAACACAATGTAGTAAACTAATAGTAAGggaagaaattatatattaataatacagtaattgtaatataataatttttattttcaggtataattaaaattttattataataattatatttttaataagtaaaatttataacattatacaaaataaataaaaggaaacaaatgaataatataataatagacgTAACTGTAATAAGAACAATGATGCTATTTCCTTTTGTGGATGGTAAgtatatgtctacatttttatatttagtaccctttttcatatgttcattatatgtatttctaaAATCATCGAATGCGTCATAGTAATCCCGGTGAGTGccatattcatatatttt
This portion of the Plasmodium cynomolgi strain B DNA, scaffold: 0151, whole genome shotgun sequence genome encodes:
- a CDS encoding hypothetical protein (putative), translating into MSKKKDNICEKLDTKAVALHKIHKEDFFSEYFEFSYFDQLCKGIYYKLSFRRIEVKDHCNKLVRHIDELNQAYYSERNNYCNYIRYCLYEKIREIHTNKSAKIADVHVMISVSIILVRYISFAFKILYLLIFSFLDVLSLPFLSIYA